In Anaerobacillus isosaccharinicus, one genomic interval encodes:
- a CDS encoding IS110 family transposase, translating into MALKIVYPICCGIDVHKTFVVACIASTAKGVTSYKRHRFSTYTKGLMELSQWLCENECKDVCMESTGKYWIPVFNILEDSCNITLAHPKYVKAIRGKKTDKKDAKWIADLFKHDLVAGSFMPPLEIRQLRDLMRYRFKLTNFMSSEKNRLQNSLTVSNIQLSNIVSDTFGKSSMNIIEKLLHNPLDTSFDLEPLVHGSMKHKLPELELAIDGYITPEQAEKLKVIKQHYEDLGSRKADLEKIILSLAASYTEEINLILTVPSFKNIFSAIAVVSEIGVNMDVFLTAKHLCSWAGLTPTNNESAGKKKSVRISRAGCYIKPLLVQCATSVVKSEKHPEIRNRYLKLKRRRGHKRAIIAIARMLLTAIYNILKKKEAYNAELYIKSDVFPVTREITVEQAILLAKNHGYHVLAAP; encoded by the coding sequence ATGGCTTTAAAAATTGTTTACCCTATTTGTTGTGGTATTGATGTCCACAAAACGTTTGTAGTAGCTTGTATTGCTTCTACCGCCAAAGGCGTGACATCTTACAAACGCCATCGCTTTTCAACCTATACCAAAGGGTTAATGGAGCTGTCACAATGGCTTTGTGAAAATGAATGCAAAGATGTTTGTATGGAATCGACCGGGAAATACTGGATTCCTGTGTTTAATATACTAGAAGATTCCTGTAACATCACATTAGCACATCCAAAATACGTCAAGGCAATCCGTGGTAAAAAGACGGATAAAAAAGATGCAAAATGGATCGCTGATTTATTTAAGCATGACCTTGTAGCTGGAAGCTTTATGCCACCACTGGAGATTAGGCAACTTCGTGACCTTATGCGTTATCGCTTCAAGCTCACTAATTTTATGTCTAGTGAGAAAAATCGTCTTCAAAACAGTTTAACCGTGTCTAACATTCAACTAAGCAATATTGTTTCGGATACCTTCGGCAAAAGCTCCATGAACATTATTGAAAAGTTATTACACAATCCATTAGACACTTCGTTTGATTTAGAACCTTTAGTTCATGGCTCCATGAAACATAAACTTCCTGAATTGGAGCTCGCTATTGATGGATACATAACTCCTGAACAGGCTGAAAAATTAAAGGTCATTAAACAACATTATGAAGACCTTGGGTCGCGTAAAGCTGACCTAGAAAAAATTATTCTTTCTCTTGCCGCGTCCTACACAGAAGAAATCAATTTAATCTTAACTGTTCCGTCTTTTAAAAACATCTTTTCTGCCATTGCCGTGGTATCTGAAATAGGTGTCAATATGGACGTGTTTCTGACAGCTAAGCATCTGTGCTCCTGGGCAGGACTTACACCCACAAATAATGAGAGTGCCGGTAAGAAAAAGTCAGTAAGAATTTCGAGAGCTGGATGTTACATAAAACCACTTTTAGTGCAATGTGCTACCTCTGTAGTTAAAAGTGAAAAGCACCCAGAAATTCGAAACCGTTACTTAAAACTTAAAAGACGCCGTGGTCACAAACGAGCAATTATTGCGATTGCACGAATGCTTTTAACAGCTATCTACAATATTCTCAAAAAGAAAGAAGCATATAACGCTGAATTATATATAAAATCCGATGTTTTTCCAGTAACCCGTGAAATCACGGTAGAACAAGCGATTTTACTAGCTAAAAATCATGGTTACCATGTGCTAGCTGCACCTTGA
- a CDS encoding HTH domain-containing protein — protein sequence MSKDLFTDKEIKILSNNKYVKSVSMNGITFTDEFRLVFITEHEKGKIPSRIFQECGFDISIVGLKRIKAASHRWRTKYKNSGIDGIRDTRKGNSGRSRTKELTLEEKSLK from the coding sequence ATGTCAAAAGATTTATTCACAGATAAAGAAATAAAGATTTTGTCTAATAATAAATATGTAAAATCAGTGAGTATGAATGGTATCACATTTACGGATGAGTTTCGGTTAGTTTTTATTACGGAGCATGAGAAAGGAAAAATTCCAAGTCGAATATTTCAAGAGTGTGGGTTTGATATCAGTATTGTTGGTCTCAAGCGTATTAAGGCTGCTTCTCACCGATGGAGAACTAAGTATAAGAACTCAGGAATAGATGGAATTAGGGATACTCGTAAAGGAAACTCAGGGCGTAGTAGGACTAAAGAGCTTACGTTAGAGGAAAAAAGTCTGAAATAA
- a CDS encoding GNAT family N-acetyltransferase encodes MKIKTVCIWDDELWQEVSPLYIEAFGEKGAKPVKIIKNMFAQGIAELHVGYTKSGTVVMALTGKLVTDRVMIIDYLAVSEKERGHGLGKHFVGYLQQKALAKGYQKIIIEAESEETLDNTRRINFWQSCGFLLTEYVHHYIWVPETYHAMYLPLIADTRKVTGEELFVYINTFHRFSFRGGGKKGG; translated from the coding sequence ATGAAAATTAAAACCGTTTGTATTTGGGACGATGAACTTTGGCAGGAGGTGAGCCCCCTCTATATCGAGGCATTTGGTGAAAAGGGTGCTAAGCCGGTTAAGATCATCAAAAATATGTTTGCACAAGGAATTGCCGAGCTTCATGTGGGGTACACCAAGTCCGGTACGGTTGTTATGGCTCTCACAGGGAAGCTCGTAACTGACCGTGTGATGATCATTGACTATTTGGCAGTATCTGAAAAAGAGCGAGGACATGGCCTTGGCAAACACTTTGTTGGGTATCTGCAACAGAAAGCACTTGCAAAGGGATATCAGAAAATAATTATTGAGGCCGAGTCAGAGGAAACACTAGATAATACAAGGCGTATCAACTTTTGGCAATCATGCGGTTTTCTACTCACCGAGTATGTCCATCACTACATCTGGGTACCAGAAACCTACCATGCCATGTATCTTCCTCTAATTGCCGATACGAGGAAAGTAACCGGAGAAGAACTTTTTGTGTATATTAATACCTTTCACCGATTTTCGTTTCGTGGAGGTGGGAAGAAGGGAGGGTAG
- a CDS encoding TetR/AcrR family transcriptional regulator — MKDFREISIKEIVETADLNRGTFYKHYFYKEDLLDEIIDDVTSDLTLSSHTKIT; from the coding sequence ATGAAAGATTTTCGAGAAATATCGATAAAAGAAATTGTAGAAACGGCCGACCTTAATCGTGGCACGTTTTATAAACATTATTTTTATAAGGAAGACCTGTTAGATGAAATCATTGATGATGTAACGAGTGATTTAACCCTATCGAGCCATACAAAGATAACTTAG
- a CDS encoding TetR-like C-terminal domain-containing protein, whose amino-acid sequence MHLTSNAIKIFAHVEKHSKFYALIVKSKVLNSFQSEICTTLKTLALEDLIAKRTDLTVDPHLLASFYSYAIYGIILEWINGGFKHSSIFMAEQLLEIIKMKRGNL is encoded by the coding sequence TTGCATCTTACGTCAAATGCTATAAAAATCTTCGCACACGTAGAAAAACATTCAAAATTTTATGCATTAATTGTAAAATCTAAAGTACTTAATAGTTTTCAAAGTGAAATATGTACTACGCTAAAAACATTAGCCCTAGAAGATTTGATTGCTAAACGCACTGACCTTACAGTAGACCCCCATCTATTAGCTAGTTTCTATTCCTATGCAATTTATGGAATAATTTTGGAATGGATCAACGGAGGGTTTAAACATAGTTCAATATTTATGGCAGAACAATTATTAGAAATCATAAAAATGAAGCGGGGTAATTTATGA
- a CDS encoding ABC transporter ATP-binding protein — translation MTTGLNLSNVSKIYQEGNNQVKALDEVSLTVNPGEFVAVIGPSGSGKSTFLSIAGALLQATSGIVEINGKELSGLSAKALSNLRLQEIGFILQTSNLIPYLNVLDQLLLVKRMSGSVSKNDKTYAMELLENLGLKDILKNFPDQISGGERQRTAIARAFMNNPSIILADEPTASLDTSRAHEVVQLIGKEVKSRNKAAIMVTHDERMLQYCDNVYRMVDGRLEVRNLAHV, via the coding sequence ATGACTACTGGCTTAAATTTAAGCAACGTTTCGAAAATTTACCAAGAAGGAAACAATCAGGTGAAGGCACTCGATGAGGTTTCTCTTACTGTTAACCCGGGTGAATTTGTAGCTGTTATTGGCCCATCAGGATCTGGGAAAAGTACATTTTTATCGATTGCAGGGGCCTTACTTCAAGCAACATCTGGCATTGTTGAAATAAATGGGAAAGAACTATCAGGATTATCAGCTAAAGCGCTGTCTAACTTGCGATTACAGGAAATCGGCTTTATTTTACAAACATCTAATTTAATTCCTTATTTAAATGTACTAGATCAACTTTTACTCGTAAAAAGAATGAGTGGCTCTGTCTCTAAAAATGATAAAACGTATGCAATGGAGCTATTAGAAAACCTCGGTCTGAAAGACATATTAAAAAATTTTCCAGATCAAATTTCTGGTGGAGAACGTCAGCGAACAGCGATTGCACGTGCATTTATGAATAATCCTAGTATTATTTTGGCTGATGAACCGACAGCTAGCCTTGATACAAGTAGAGCCCACGAAGTTGTTCAACTGATCGGCAAGGAAGTAAAATCAAGAAACAAAGCTGCTATCATGGTTACTCATGATGAACGTATGCTTCAATATTGTGACAATGTTTATCGTATGGTAGACGGACGGCTAGAAGTTAGAAACTTGGCTCACGTTTAA
- a CDS encoding ABC transporter permease, with amino-acid sequence MFLALKELAHGKLRFSMIATIIVLISWLVFILSGLGNGLATLTAGAFQTMQAEYVVYEEGSRASMNRSVLSEDLVAQLEEQPNVRAAAPMGSALRNVSKIESVEAEKVDVALLGILPGSFLEPNIIEGKALDSNEPMHVIANQTLKEDGFMIGDLLRIEGSTEEMEIVGFVENQTYNHIPAIFVTIDKWRTIQFAAPGSDRGIEAPVNAIMLQGEAIDPEQLKLAFSETQTVTKAEAIKGIPGYSEQNGTIMLMLAFLLAISAFVLAVFFYVLTLQKTNQFGIMKAMGASNSFLGKAIVSQVFLLSLGSILIGILLTIGTALVLPDGMPFDLDPTLVITYGIVLLVLSVLSSLLSVRKITKIDPLKAIGRVE; translated from the coding sequence GTGTTTCTTGCACTAAAAGAACTCGCACATGGTAAATTACGATTTTCTATGATTGCGACGATTATTGTTTTAATCTCTTGGCTAGTATTTATATTATCTGGCTTAGGAAATGGCTTGGCCACGCTTACGGCTGGAGCATTTCAAACTATGCAAGCTGAATATGTGGTTTATGAAGAAGGTTCAAGGGCTTCTATGAATCGTTCGGTCCTTTCCGAAGATTTGGTCGCACAGTTAGAGGAGCAACCAAATGTTAGAGCAGCGGCACCAATGGGAAGTGCTCTGCGGAACGTTTCTAAGATTGAATCAGTAGAAGCAGAAAAAGTTGATGTTGCTTTACTAGGAATTTTGCCTGGCAGTTTTTTAGAGCCGAATATAATAGAAGGGAAAGCTCTCGATAGCAACGAGCCAATGCATGTTATTGCCAATCAAACATTAAAAGAGGATGGTTTTATGATTGGTGATCTATTAAGAATAGAAGGTTCTACTGAAGAAATGGAAATCGTTGGATTTGTTGAAAACCAAACATACAATCATATACCAGCCATTTTTGTGACAATTGACAAATGGCGAACGATACAGTTTGCCGCACCAGGCTCTGACCGTGGAATAGAAGCACCTGTTAATGCGATTATGTTACAAGGAGAGGCAATTGATCCTGAACAACTCAAACTTGCGTTTAGTGAGACACAAACGGTAACGAAAGCAGAGGCGATTAAAGGTATTCCTGGTTATTCCGAGCAGAATGGAACGATTATGTTAATGTTAGCATTCCTATTAGCCATTTCAGCATTTGTCCTAGCGGTATTTTTCTATGTCCTAACTCTGCAAAAGACAAATCAATTCGGGATCATGAAAGCGATGGGAGCAAGTAATAGCTTTCTTGGAAAAGCAATCGTCTCACAAGTCTTTTTATTATCTCTTGGAAGTATACTTATTGGTATCCTTCTTACCATTGGTACAGCACTTGTCCTTCCGGATGGGATGCCGTTTGATTTAGACCCTACCTTAGTTATTACTTATGGAATTGTGTTGTTGGTGTTATCGGTTCTTAGTTCATTGCTATCCGTTCGTAAAATTACTAAAATTGATCCGTTAAAAGCAATTGGGAGGGTTGAATAA